The following coding sequences lie in one Sedimentibacter sp. MB35-C1 genomic window:
- the rpsF gene encoding 30S ribosomal protein S6 has protein sequence MRKYEAALILLSNLEEDVRNAEIEKVKNIITERQGTIEKVNEWGQRRLAYEIDKKREGYYVFIEFTAGADAVDEIDRICKISENVIRQMITVEE, from the coding sequence ATGAGAAAATACGAAGCAGCTTTAATCTTACTTTCTAATTTAGAAGAAGATGTAAGAAATGCAGAAATCGAAAAAGTAAAAAACATAATAACTGAAAGACAGGGAACAATTGAAAAGGTTAATGAGTGGGGTCAGAGAAGACTTGCTTATGAAATCGACAAAAAAAGAGAAGGTTACTATGTATTTATTGAATTTACTGCAGGCGCAGATGCTGTTGATGAAATAGACAGAATTTGTAAAATCAGCGAAAACGTAATTAGACAAATGATTACTGTAGAAGAATAA
- a CDS encoding CxxH/CxxC protein, translating into MEEKAIIYACSIHVDMAIDDAVNESEAAPEVLKVQSEKCSYCNEEAEYQIKL; encoded by the coding sequence ATGGAAGAAAAAGCAATTATATATGCATGTAGTATTCATGTGGACATGGCGATTGATGATGCCGTAAACGAGTCGGAAGCTGCTCCTGAGGTCCTAAAGGTTCAATCCGAAAAATGCAGCTATTGTAATGAAGAAGCTGAGTATCAAATAAAATTGTAA
- a CDS encoding MBL fold metallo-hydrolase, giving the protein MKLKFCSLYSGSSGNCQYIKTDNATILVDAGLSGKKIQQEIVNIGEDPKKVDAIFITHEHVDHIKGAGIMSRRLNVPIYANQETWDAMKSCLGEIKPENIKILERQTEIKDLVITPFDISHDAAHPVGYNIFHGNKKISLVTDTGCINDIIVSSITDSDLLLVESNHDEDMVLIGPYPWPLKRRVLGEFGHMSNDTAGDLITKVVKRGTEIILLGHLSKENNFPQLAYKTVENILKENSIEVNPGICLDMTYRDRSSRIYEI; this is encoded by the coding sequence TTGAAATTAAAATTTTGTTCATTATACAGCGGAAGCAGCGGGAACTGCCAATATATAAAAACAGATAATGCGACAATTCTAGTAGATGCAGGTTTAAGCGGAAAAAAGATACAACAGGAAATTGTTAATATAGGGGAAGACCCGAAAAAGGTTGATGCTATATTTATTACCCATGAGCACGTGGATCACATTAAAGGTGCAGGAATTATGTCTAGAAGACTGAATGTACCTATTTATGCCAATCAAGAAACTTGGGATGCAATGAAGTCGTGCCTGGGAGAAATAAAACCTGAAAATATTAAAATTCTTGAAAGACAAACTGAAATAAAAGATTTAGTTATAACACCGTTTGATATATCTCATGATGCTGCTCATCCAGTGGGATATAATATATTTCATGGTAATAAAAAAATAAGCCTTGTGACAGATACGGGATGCATAAATGATATAATAGTCAGCAGTATAACAGACTCAGATTTACTGCTTGTTGAATCAAACCATGATGAAGATATGGTTCTTATAGGTCCGTACCCATGGCCTCTCAAAAGGAGAGTGTTAGGAGAATTTGGTCATATGTCCAATGATACAGCCGGCGATTTAATTACAAAAGTTGTAAAAAGAGGAACGGAAATAATCCTTTTGGGACACTTGAGTAAGGAAAACAATTTTCCTCAGTTGGCGTATAAAACTGTGGAAAATATACTAAAGGAAAATTCAATAGAAGTAAATCCGGGAATATGTTTAGATATGACATACAGGGACAGATCAAGTAGAATTTATGAAATTTAG
- a CDS encoding single-stranded DNA-binding protein, protein MNSVVLIGRLARDPELRFVPSSGMAIAKFTLAVDKEMSREKKQEATSQGKQTADFIGITVFGKQAENCANYLAKGRMCAVHGRISTGSYTTQTGEKRYTTDVIADRVEFIGGRDQSSPQQGKPVQPDSSFFGDFPDEDNDIFQPVDDEDIPF, encoded by the coding sequence ATGAATAGTGTTGTATTAATAGGAAGACTGGCAAGAGATCCCGAGCTGAGATTCGTACCTTCATCAGGTATGGCTATTGCTAAATTTACTTTGGCAGTAGACAAAGAAATGTCACGAGAAAAGAAACAAGAAGCGACATCTCAAGGAAAACAGACAGCGGATTTTATAGGTATAACTGTTTTTGGAAAACAAGCAGAAAACTGCGCTAACTACCTTGCAAAAGGTCGCATGTGTGCAGTCCACGGAAGAATTTCCACAGGAAGCTATACTACACAGACAGGCGAAAAAAGATATACAACCGATGTTATAGCAGATAGAGTAGAGTTTATTGGTGGAAGAGATCAATCATCACCACAGCAGGGAAAACCGGTACAGCCAGATAGCAGCTTTTTCGGTGACTTTCCAGATGAAGACAATGATATTTTCCAGCCGGTAGATGACGAAGATATCCCATTCTAA